One window of the Clupea harengus chromosome 20, Ch_v2.0.2, whole genome shotgun sequence genome contains the following:
- the fgf18a gene encoding fibroblast growth factor 18a, producing the protein MRSLLSTLTVLCIQMLLVMCNPLQQVFGVDGVNFSVHVENQTRVRDAMSRRHHRVYQLYSRTSGKHVQVLGRRISARGEDGDKYAQLVVEADTFGSQVRIRGKETNYYLCMNRRGKLVGKKASNRSSDCVFVEKVLENNYTALMSAKYNGWYVGFTKRGRPRRGPHTLPNQQDVHFMKRFPPGEQPDVTPFRFTTVSKRSKRVRAARPR; encoded by the exons ATGTATCCAGATGTTGCTGGTGATGTGCAATCCTTTGCAG CAGGTGTTCGGGGTCGATGGGGTAAATTTCAGCGTGCATGTGGAGAACCAGACTCGGGTGCGAGACGCTATGAGTCGCCGGCATCACCGAGTCTACCAGCTCTACAGCAGGACCAGCGGAAAACACGTCCAAGTGCTGGGCCGCCGGATCAGTGCCCGCGGAGAGGATGGAGACAAATatg CCCAGCTCGTAGTGGAGGCTGACACCTTTGGCAGCCAGGTGCGAATCCGGGGGAAAGAGACCAACTACTACCTGTGCATGAACCGCAGGGGCAAGCTGGTGGGCAAG AAGGCCAGTAACCGCAGCTCAGATTGCGTCTTCGTGGAGAAGGTCCTGGAGAACAACTACACAGCGCTGATGTCGGCGAAATACAACGGGTGGTACGTGGGTTTCACCAAGAGGGGGCGCCCTCGGCGTGGCCCTCACACGCTACCCAACCAGCAGGACGTGCACTTCATGAAGCGTTTCCCGCCCGGGGAGCAGCCAGATGTGACGCCTTTCCGCTTCACCACGGTCAGCAAGCGGAGCAAGCGAGTTCGAGCCGCTCGACCACGTTAA
- the fbxw11a gene encoding F-box and WD repeat domain-containing 11-A isoform X1 yields MEPEMEDKTLELMCSVPRSLWLGCSSVAESLCALRCLQSLPSSRAHNQNMTVMEPQNHSDELSPKKTTVFKLGNGVVSGSRKRPSQGNFEKEKDVCIQLFDQWSEGDQVEFVEHLISRMCHYQHGHINSYLKPMLQRDFITALPARGLDHIAENILSFLDARSLCSAELVCKEWQRVISEGMLWKKLIERMVRTDPLWKGLSERHQWEKYLFKNRTPEVPPNSYYHSLYPKIIQDIETIEANWRCGRHNLQRIQCRSENSKGVYCLQYDDEKIISGLRDNSIKIWDKQSLECLKILTGHTGSVLCLQYDERVIVTGSSDSTVRVWDVNSGEVLNTLIHHNEAVLHLRFCNGLMVTCSKDRSIAVWDMASPTDISLRRVLVGHRAAVNVVDFDDKYIVSASGDRTIKVWSTSTCEFVRTLNGHKRGIACLQYRDRLVVSGSSDNTIRLWDIECGACLRVLEGHEELVRCIRFDNKRIVSGAYDGKIKVWDLQAALDPRAPASTLCLRTLVEHSGRVFRLQFDEFQIISSSHDDTILIWDFLNVSANGQPEGRSPSRTYTYISR; encoded by the exons tgCTCTGTacctcgctctctctggctGGGCTGCTCCTCGGTGGCAGAGAGTTTGTGTGCACTCAGGTGCCTGCAGAGCCTCCCCTCCTCCCGGGCCCACAACCAg AATATGACTGTTATGGAGCCTCAGAATCACTCAGATGAGCTTTCGCCAAAGAAGACCACAGTGTTCAAG CTCGGTAACGGAGTCGTGTCGGGCTCCCGGAAGCGGCCGTCGCAGGGCAACtttgagaaggagaaggacgTGTGCATCCAGCTGTTTGACCAGTGGTCGGAGGGGGACCAGGTGGAGTTTGTGGAGCACCTCATCTCGCGCATGTGCCACTACCAGCACGGACACATCAACTCCTACCTCAAGCCCATGCTCCAGAGGGACTTCATCACAGCGCTGccag CCCGAGGTCTGGACCACATAGCGGAGAACATCCTGTCGTTCCTGGACGCGCGCTCGCTGTGCTCGGCCGAGCTGGTGTGTAAGGAGTGGCAACGGGTCATCTCCGAGGGCATGCTGTGGAAGAAGCTGATCGAGCGCATGGTCCGCACAGACCCGCTCTGGAAGGGCCTCTCTGAAAGACACCAGTG GGAGAAGTACCTCTTCAAGAACCGCACACCAGAAGTCCCGCCCAACTCCTACTACCACTCACTTTATCCCAAAATCATCCAGGACATAGAG ACCATAGAGGCTAACTGGCGGTGTGGAAGGCACAACCTGCAGAGGATCCAGTGTCGCTCGGAGAACAGTAAGGGGGTGTACTGCCTTCAATATGACGATGAAAAAATCATCAGCGGCCTTCGGGACAACTCCAtaaag ATCTGGGATAAGCAATCTCTTGAGTGTCTGAAGATTCTGACGGGCCACACGGGTTCCGTCCTGTGTCTGCAGTACGATGAACGGGTCATTGTCACAGGCTCATCTGACTCCACTGTCAG GGTGTGGGACGTGAACTCGGGCGAGGTGCTCAACACGCTCATCCACCACAACGAGGCGGTGCTGCACCTGCGCTTCTGCAACGGCCTGATGGTGACGTGCTCCAAGGACCGCTCCATCGCCGTGTGGGACATGGCCTCGCCCACCGACATCAGCCTTCGCCGTGTGCTAGTGGGCCACCGCGCCGCCGTCAACGTGGTCGACTTTGACGACAAGTACATCGTCTCCGCCTCGGGCGACCGCACCATCAAG gtgtggagCACCAGCACGTGTGAGTTTGTGCGCACATTGAACGGCCACAAACGAGGCATCGCCTGTCTGCAGTACCGGGACCGGCTCGTGGTCAGTGGCTCCTCCGACAACACCATCAG GCTGTGGGATATAGAGTGTGGGGCGTGTTTGCGGGTTCTGGAGGGCCATGAGGAGCTGGTTCGCTGCATTCGCTTCGACAACAAGCGCATCGTCAGCGGAGCATACGATGG TAAAATTAAAGTGTGGGACTTACAAGCTGCCCTGGATCCCCGGGCCCCAGCCAGTACCCTCTGCCTGCGCACActagtg GAACATTCGGGGCGCGTGTTCCGCCTCCAGTTTGACGAGTTCCAGATAATCAGCAGCTCCCATGACGACACCATCCTCATCTGGGACTTCCTCAACGTGTCGGCCAATGGACAGCCAGAGGGCCGGTCGCCCTCACGCACCTATACATATATCTCCAGATAG
- the fbxw11a gene encoding F-box and WD repeat domain-containing 11-A isoform X2, with protein MEPEMEDKTLELMNMTVMEPQNHSDELSPKKTTVFKLGNGVVSGSRKRPSQGNFEKEKDVCIQLFDQWSEGDQVEFVEHLISRMCHYQHGHINSYLKPMLQRDFITALPARGLDHIAENILSFLDARSLCSAELVCKEWQRVISEGMLWKKLIERMVRTDPLWKGLSERHQWEKYLFKNRTPEVPPNSYYHSLYPKIIQDIETIEANWRCGRHNLQRIQCRSENSKGVYCLQYDDEKIISGLRDNSIKIWDKQSLECLKILTGHTGSVLCLQYDERVIVTGSSDSTVRVWDVNSGEVLNTLIHHNEAVLHLRFCNGLMVTCSKDRSIAVWDMASPTDISLRRVLVGHRAAVNVVDFDDKYIVSASGDRTIKVWSTSTCEFVRTLNGHKRGIACLQYRDRLVVSGSSDNTIRLWDIECGACLRVLEGHEELVRCIRFDNKRIVSGAYDGKIKVWDLQAALDPRAPASTLCLRTLVEHSGRVFRLQFDEFQIISSSHDDTILIWDFLNVSANGQPEGRSPSRTYTYISR; from the exons AATATGACTGTTATGGAGCCTCAGAATCACTCAGATGAGCTTTCGCCAAAGAAGACCACAGTGTTCAAG CTCGGTAACGGAGTCGTGTCGGGCTCCCGGAAGCGGCCGTCGCAGGGCAACtttgagaaggagaaggacgTGTGCATCCAGCTGTTTGACCAGTGGTCGGAGGGGGACCAGGTGGAGTTTGTGGAGCACCTCATCTCGCGCATGTGCCACTACCAGCACGGACACATCAACTCCTACCTCAAGCCCATGCTCCAGAGGGACTTCATCACAGCGCTGccag CCCGAGGTCTGGACCACATAGCGGAGAACATCCTGTCGTTCCTGGACGCGCGCTCGCTGTGCTCGGCCGAGCTGGTGTGTAAGGAGTGGCAACGGGTCATCTCCGAGGGCATGCTGTGGAAGAAGCTGATCGAGCGCATGGTCCGCACAGACCCGCTCTGGAAGGGCCTCTCTGAAAGACACCAGTG GGAGAAGTACCTCTTCAAGAACCGCACACCAGAAGTCCCGCCCAACTCCTACTACCACTCACTTTATCCCAAAATCATCCAGGACATAGAG ACCATAGAGGCTAACTGGCGGTGTGGAAGGCACAACCTGCAGAGGATCCAGTGTCGCTCGGAGAACAGTAAGGGGGTGTACTGCCTTCAATATGACGATGAAAAAATCATCAGCGGCCTTCGGGACAACTCCAtaaag ATCTGGGATAAGCAATCTCTTGAGTGTCTGAAGATTCTGACGGGCCACACGGGTTCCGTCCTGTGTCTGCAGTACGATGAACGGGTCATTGTCACAGGCTCATCTGACTCCACTGTCAG GGTGTGGGACGTGAACTCGGGCGAGGTGCTCAACACGCTCATCCACCACAACGAGGCGGTGCTGCACCTGCGCTTCTGCAACGGCCTGATGGTGACGTGCTCCAAGGACCGCTCCATCGCCGTGTGGGACATGGCCTCGCCCACCGACATCAGCCTTCGCCGTGTGCTAGTGGGCCACCGCGCCGCCGTCAACGTGGTCGACTTTGACGACAAGTACATCGTCTCCGCCTCGGGCGACCGCACCATCAAG gtgtggagCACCAGCACGTGTGAGTTTGTGCGCACATTGAACGGCCACAAACGAGGCATCGCCTGTCTGCAGTACCGGGACCGGCTCGTGGTCAGTGGCTCCTCCGACAACACCATCAG GCTGTGGGATATAGAGTGTGGGGCGTGTTTGCGGGTTCTGGAGGGCCATGAGGAGCTGGTTCGCTGCATTCGCTTCGACAACAAGCGCATCGTCAGCGGAGCATACGATGG TAAAATTAAAGTGTGGGACTTACAAGCTGCCCTGGATCCCCGGGCCCCAGCCAGTACCCTCTGCCTGCGCACActagtg GAACATTCGGGGCGCGTGTTCCGCCTCCAGTTTGACGAGTTCCAGATAATCAGCAGCTCCCATGACGACACCATCCTCATCTGGGACTTCCTCAACGTGTCGGCCAATGGACAGCCAGAGGGCCGGTCGCCCTCACGCACCTATACATATATCTCCAGATAG